From Phycisphaerae bacterium:
CCCTGTTGAACACCGACTGCCCCCGCGTGCGGACAGATTCCCGGGCCTTCTCGACAAATTCCCAGTAGTATGTGTGGGCAACGGACAGCCGCAACTCACGGCCGGTCTGGCGGTGGACTTCTGATTCCAGGAACGACGTTGCCGAGAAGTCCCAGCACTGGCCGGTCAGCCCCTGCGACACCGGCGGCTGGTGCCAGGCCTGTTTGAAGTCGGCGGGTGATTTCGGCGCATCGACCGTGGACGAATCCAGCATGAGTACCGGCCCTGGTTCCCCTGGCCGGGTCGCCGGTTCAATCCGTTGGCCCAAACGCTGCTTGAACGCGTCCGGATACTCATGCCAAACGGCTCTGTCTTGTGCAGACGCACATGAATGCCACGCCGCCAGTACCGTCGCCACGATCGCCCGCCGCACGATGGCGTGTCTCATCAGATGGTCCTTCCCTTGCCGATAGATGCCCCTTCTTGTTCGATACGTCCCCGAGCTTGACGTCTGTCCGCTCTGAAAACCCGCGGAGGACAACTCGGTCAAGCAAGGGGAAAACCACTTGCCGGTAACATGGAAGGTGATGAGCAGGCCGTCCACCTCTGCCGGCTCCTGCGCCCCGATGAGTACTATACCACGAGCGGGGAAACGACACATCGGTGAATGCAAAAGCGCCTCGCCCGGTAAGGCCGCCCGAATGGGTGCATGGCCCCGGCCCACCATCTTCCGCCGACTATCTGGCGGAAATCTACGAGACCCGCTATTCTTTGCGGAACGCGGCAGGCAGGAGCCCCGAAAGGGGCTGCGTCCGTCTTTGTCGCTTGTTGGCAGACATGCCGACGGATCGTCCGACATCCGACAGCACAAATGGAGCCACAATGAGCGATGCTGTGACCCAAAGCGTCAGTTTCCTTGGTCGGTTCACCGTCCTGAAGGGCGCGGCTCGCGAATTGTGGATCACCTTCGCCATCAAACTGTTGGGCATAATCGCCTACAGCGTCATGAACACGACATTCGTCCTCTGGTTGTCGTACGACCTTGGCTACAGCGATGAGCACGCCGGATATTGGGTGGGAGCGTGGTCGGCGCTGATGACGCTGCTCACCGTGCTGGTCGGCTCTCTGACCGACGCGATCGGTCTCCGCAAAGCCTTCCTGCTCGGCGTCATCGTCTGCGTAGGAGCCCGGGCGGTCATGACATTCACGGCCATCCCGTGGGTGGCCCTGGGAGCCGGTTTGCTTCCGCTGGCTCTCGGCGAGGCCTTGGGCACACCTGTGCTGGTGGCCGCTATCCGCCGATACTCCACTACCGCTCAGCGATCGATTTCGTTCTCGATCTTCTACGCAATGATGAACGTCGGCTTTCTTATCGCAAGCTATATTTTCGACTACGTCCGCGAAGGACTCGGTGAGCATGGCCGGTTTACCCTGCCGCTGGTCGGAATCGAGCTGACGTCCTACCGCACGCTCTTCCTCATCAGCCTTATCGTCGAGATCCTCATGCTGCCCATCGTCTGGCTTATACGCGAGGGCGTCGAAGCCACCGACGAAGGTGTGAAGATAACTCCCGGAGAACGAAAGGGCCCGCACGAAAACGTGCTGTCCGCCCTGATACTCATGATTCGGGACACCTTGCGCGAAAGCGCCCGGATCTTTGCGGGCCTGTGGCGGCAGTCAGGTTTCTATAAGTTTCTCGCTTTCCTGGCATTGGCCGCCTTCGTCCGGCTGATCTTCATTCAGATGTACTACACCTATCCCAAGTTCGGCATCCGCGAACTTGGCGAAGGAGCGGCAGTCGGGCGTCTCTGGGCCATCAACCCGTTTCTCATCATCTTCCTTGTCCCTCTTGTCGGCGCGATCTCTCAGCGAATCTCCGCATACAGAATGGTCTCCATCGGCAGCGCCATCGCCGCCGCGTCGGTGTTCATCATGGCCATGCCCCCCGCGTGGTTCCAGCCTCTCGCGGATGGGCGATTGGGTCATCTGATCGCAAACACCTGGCTCGGAGGCGGTTCACGCTTCACGCCTGACGATTTCCTCGACCTCCCGTCGCTGACCCGCAGGTTTGCCTCTGCTTCCGATCCCGCATCCCTTGCCGTGAGCGAATCGTTCTCGGAGGCAACAAGAGCCCTGCTTCATCGGCGGGTTGCGGTGGCTGACAGAATATCCCGGTCGACTCAACATCCAAGTTCCGCGCTCTTGATTGCGGCCGACATTGCCGATCCTGACTCCTTCGTGGCGAGGTTGCAGAAGGATCCGGAGCCGGCAACCAGGCCCGTCTCGGACTACCTGTGGGGACGGTTCCCCGCCGCCCAGAGGCAGAAAATGACCGATGCGAATCTGCCCCCCACGAAAAGAATCGCTGTGTTGTTGGAGGAGTTGAACCGGGTACTGAAAGACGAGTCCTTCTGCGAAAAACATCGCGACGTGTTCCGCGCTATTCAGTTGTCGGAAGCGACGCGAGCTTTGCTGAAGCTCGACCCCCGTGGCTCGGAGGATGTCCTCTCCAATCTGTCAGTACTCCAGAATCGACTTTTGCTCGAGGATGCATACCCGTCGCACATCGCCGCGAGCGACCATCCGTTGCGGGCGGCGCTCGCACATGATCTGTCGCGGATGATCCGCAAGAGTACCGTTCACATCCGGTTTGCTGACGGACGGCAACTCGCCGCCACACGGCCTGTGCTGGAGGATGTCTTCTCCGTCGAGATTGCGAGGAATCGGGTTGGAGTCCCCGGTAGCGTCAGCCCTTGGTACGTCATGATTTTTCTCTTCATCGTTCTGCTCTCGCTCGGCGAGTCCATCTATTCGCCGCGGCTCTACGAGTACGCAGCTTGCATCGCGCCCAAAGGACAGGAAGCCTCCTACATGGCTCTGTCGTATCTTCCTTTCTTTCTGGCCAAGCTCTTCGTGGCCACGTTCTCTGGCGTTCTGCTTGCCCGTTATTGTCCCGAAGCAGGCGACAGGCATTCCGGTACACTCTGGCTGATCATCGCATTGATAACTACAATCGCGCCGGTCGGTTTGGTAACACTGCGCCGATGGATCCGGGTTCCCGAGGCCGGGCGCGGCGATTGAGACATGGTACGAAGGCCTGACGACCCAACGAGCCCGGCAATGAGCAGACGGTTGCATTCAGGGAGGTGATGTATGAGATTCTCCAGGCTTTGCGCCTTGCCGGTCATGCTCGCATGGTGTGGGCGAACCACCGTGCCGGCCGCTGCCGCCGCCACCTCGATCCCCCCGACAGACAAGGTCAAAATCGGCGTCATCGGTCTTGTCCACGGCCACGTCTACGGTTTTCTGGAGGATGCGGTCAGGCGAACCGATGTCGAGATCGTCGGCTTGGCTGAGCCTCGCGAGGAACTGCTTCGCCGCTACGGCGAGAGGCACAAGTTCCCCGAGTCGATCCGATTCAAAGACCTGGATCAGATGCTGGATACTGCCCGGCCGCAGGCGGCGGCCGTGTTCACCGACACGCTCGAGCATCGCAGGGTCGTCCAAGCATGTGCCCCGCGCGGCATTCACGTCATGATGGAAAAGCCCCTCGCGACCACGATGGAACACGCCCGGGCGATCGAGAAAGCCGCCCGCGAGGGCAGGATCCACGTTGTCGTCAACTACGAAACGACATGGTATCCGAATACCCAGGCCGCATACCAGTTGGTCTCCAAACAGGGACGAATCGGCCCTATCCGTAAGATCGTGGCCCACGATGGGCACCAAGGCCCCAAAGAGATCGGGATGCCCAGGGAGTTCATGGAGTGGCTCACCGACCCCGTCCGCAACGGCGGGGGGGCGTTGTTCGATTTCGGCTGCTACGGGGCGAACCTGGCAACCTATCTGATGGGCGAGCAGCGCCCGTTGTCCGTGACCGCCGTGACCCAGAAGCTCAAATCAGACCCCGTGTACGAGCGCGTCGATGACGAAGCCACGATCGTGCTGACCTATCCCACGGCCCAAGTGATCATCCAGGCCTCGTGGAACTGGCCCTTCAACCGCAAGGACATCGAGATCTACGGAGAACAGGGGCAATATCTGACGGTCGAAAGAGATATGTACAGGATGAGAACACTTCATGCAGCCGAAACGCTGAACAAGGCCGAGCCGATCGCCGCCCCGATGCAAGACTCCATCTCTTACCTTGCGGCCGTTGTCCGAGGTGAGGTCTTGCCCTCCGGTCCCTCCTCACTGAAGGTCAACATGATCGCCACCGAGATCCTCGACGCCGCCCGACGTTCCGCCGAGCATGGGGTTACCATCCCTCTGCCGGACGTGATGCCGTAGCCTCGACAGGCGCTACCCTGGAAGACGGTCTTGTCGGCGGGTCAAAGGAGCTCGATTAGTCTCTTCCGTCGCGACTAATGCGCATTTTGCGCGCATGTTTCTGGATCGCAGAGCGCTTGGGTTGCGGCCTGCAAAAAGGCGGTCCGCCTTAGCTCCACAGGGTCCGCCTTGGCCGGCCGTCTCTCTCCTACACCACTTCGCTGATCAGCTTCATCTCCGCGAACCGACAGAACCGCCCCTGATTCCCCGCCAGGTTCCCGTAGCAGGTGACGCGTGAATCCCAGCCGTCTAGTTGCGCCGGGACTGCTCACCTGAGGCGGATAAGCGCCCCCTGGCCCGCCGTCAGCCACAGGCCGTTCTCCTCGTCCAGTGCGACAACATGCCCATCTTGGGCGGAGATAATCTCCTTGCTGCCGTATGCCTTGGCGAATGTGATGCGGAGATTGCCCGACCGTTCGATGCTCAGATTGACGATCATGACGTAATCGCTGCCGGAATCATCGGTGAACTCGCCGATCATGACCGGCAACGACGTCTTCGCGAAGCCCCGAGGCGAGATCGTCGAATGAACCTCCTTAATGATTCGACCCGGCAGCGGCGGCAGCGAATCAAGCATTCCTGGCCCGTCAAAGAACACCCCTGTGGATTTGAGGCGATTCATGATCCGCCCCAGCGTCTTGACCTGATGGTTGACCAACTGCAGGTATCCCCAGGTCTCGGTCTTGTTGCCGGTGTGATCGATCGGCGCATAGGCGTAAGCAGGTCTCGGCCCGCTCCCGCCGTAGTAGGTGTACCAGGACAGACCCCGGCCGCCTGCCGCCAGAGTGGTGTACGCCTGAAGCATCATGTTGGCCGGTGACGGAATGGTTGTGTTCTTGCGGATCTGGTTCGACGAGACGATGTTCCAGAAGGGCAGATCGTGCTTGAGTGCGACCCGGCGGACCTCAAGTAAATCGGCGAAATAGTTTTTTGCCCGCCCGGCGTCAAGAAGATCGTCCGAGTACTGGATCATGTAGTTGTCGTAACTGATGAACTGGGGCTTGACCTCGGCGGCATATCGTTCGAGGTATTCCGTGAAACTCGCCGCGCCCAATTGCGACTTGTCCGGGGCACCGATGGTCGCGTAACCGGGGAAGAGATTGATGTACGCAAGCTTCCCCGGTGCGTACCGCTTCACGGCCGCGACGGCTTTGGCCAGCGCCCCAAACTCCCGGGTGCCCGGTTCGTCAACAATGAAATAGCCCAGGACGGCAGAGCTGTTCCCGGCCAGCTTGACCATGGTCCTCAGACGCTGGTCGATCTCTTCGTCCGAGAGGGCCCGCCAGGGCCGCTTCCATGGCACCTCGTCATCCGGCGGGGCCATGATGGCGGCCAAGCCCAATCGTTCGCAGACCGGAAGGTCTTCCGTCCGAGCAAAGCCGGAGACGGTGAAATTGCATTCGGCCATGCTTTCAACCCCGTACCGAGGGTTTCCGTACGGCGGCCTCCACCCGTGCACCGGACTCCAGGGTAGGATTGGGAAGAGGTCTTCCCACAAGCTTCCACCAGCCGTTCCGGACGTTCTCGCCGACGGCTCGCAACCCGCGTTCAAAGTGGCCTTGTTCTGTTCTTGGGCCGCCTGAGCGCAAATGCTGCTCGCCGCCATCAGACTGATGATTGCCGTGATTGCGACTTGCATGCCAATCTCCTGCTGCAACGAAACCTCTGATTGATCGACAGTCTACGCCGCCATGGGCGAATTGTCAGCCCGTGGCACGTGGTGTCTGGGGGTGCCAAGTCGCCAAAACCCATGTATACTGGCCGGGGTTGATTGCCGGCTCAGCCGCCGATTGCCGGGCGGCCTTGTTGATTCAGGCCAATGCGTGTCTTTTCGCAGAGAACAAGGAGGCAATTCCGTGAGTTGTCACACAATCGCTTTCTCAAGATGTCTGATGATTCTGTCTTTGGCCGGCCTGCTGACGGGTTGTCACCCGACGCCGGTCGGCCCCACCCGACCGCCCGCTACCAGCCCGGCTCCTGTGCCCAAACGCTACTCCTATACGCCCACGCCGTACCCGCTTGACGAAAGAGGCTTCTCCCCCGTTGACAAGGCCTTGGCCGCCGCCTACGCCTGCGAAGAGATGATCGCAGACGACGCCGAGGGATCACTCAATCCCTATGTGCTGAAGGTCATTTCCGCTTATCCCATCGACGGCTCTTATCCATATCATTGCAGTTGGAAGCCCCGTGAGTACGACATTTATAACGGCGTGACGCAGGATATGTGGTACAAGGGCATGATCGTCGCGAAGGCTTACCCCGACGGCTCACGGTGCAGTTATTGCTGCGGACTGACCTTCGAGATCTTCATCCGGGCAATGAAGCTCCGTAATATCCAGAAAGGGCTCGACCCCGACGACTTCAACGGAATGACCTTCCACGACCTCTTCAATATGCTCCAGCTCTGGTACATCGAAGGCAAGGACGACAGTGAACAGCGGGCCATCGTCAGCTACGGCCTCGGGCGGGCGATCACCGATTTCGAGGAAGTCCGCCCCGGTGATTTCCTGAGCTATAGCACCACTCCGCCCGGCGGCCATTCAGTGATTTTCATCAACTGGCTCAGGGACGAAAGCAACAAGATCATCGGCCTGAGGTATTTCTCGTCGAATCTCTCCGGCAGCAAGGGCCCGGGCTATGGCGAGGGCAGGTTCAGCGACTGCAACAACGGCCGTGGGCTGCTGCGCAACTCGTTGCGAATCGCCCGTGTCGGCGCGATCAAGGACTACAAACCGTTTGACCGGCTGAAGATCCCGCGACGAAACGCCTATGCTCCCAATCAGCCGGATCGAATTATATACCTGCCGGCAACCAGGCCGGCCCAGTGACCTGTCGGCGGCAAGCTTGTTCGGCAGGCACGTGACAACAAGGTCGCAAGTCCTTCCATTTCGACAGGAGGCATGGATGCGATACCTGTTTGTGGTAGCGGCGGTATTGATGGTCCTGCCCGGCCGGGCCTCCGGTCAGACGCCGGACAACCTCTGCAGGAACCCCGGGTTCGAGTTGCTCAACCGCGCTGGCGATAACTTCCCCATGAACTGGACGGCGGTGCACAACCCCGCCGGTCAGGGAACGGTGATCATCGACAAGACGACCCACGCTGGCTCGATCGCCGTTCGCATGTCGGCCACGCCGGATTGCTACGTGGGCATAAACTCCGACCCGATCCCTGCTACTAAGGGCGTTGTGACGTTTTGGTATCAGATTGTCCGGTCCGACTCCGGCGGGGAAAACCTTCGACTGTTCGTGATCGCGGTCGCCGGTGATGCTGCCGAGGTGGTTCGCGCCGGATACGAACTGCCCGTCGAACATGTCGGCGATGGCCGGTGGCACCAGGGACGCGCCGAGTTCGACTTCAG
This genomic window contains:
- a CDS encoding MFS transporter, producing the protein MSDAVTQSVSFLGRFTVLKGAARELWITFAIKLLGIIAYSVMNTTFVLWLSYDLGYSDEHAGYWVGAWSALMTLLTVLVGSLTDAIGLRKAFLLGVIVCVGARAVMTFTAIPWVALGAGLLPLALGEALGTPVLVAAIRRYSTTAQRSISFSIFYAMMNVGFLIASYIFDYVREGLGEHGRFTLPLVGIELTSYRTLFLISLIVEILMLPIVWLIREGVEATDEGVKITPGERKGPHENVLSALILMIRDTLRESARIFAGLWRQSGFYKFLAFLALAAFVRLIFIQMYYTYPKFGIRELGEGAAVGRLWAINPFLIIFLVPLVGAISQRISAYRMVSIGSAIAAASVFIMAMPPAWFQPLADGRLGHLIANTWLGGGSRFTPDDFLDLPSLTRRFASASDPASLAVSESFSEATRALLHRRVAVADRISRSTQHPSSALLIAADIADPDSFVARLQKDPEPATRPVSDYLWGRFPAAQRQKMTDANLPPTKRIAVLLEELNRVLKDESFCEKHRDVFRAIQLSEATRALLKLDPRGSEDVLSNLSVLQNRLLLEDAYPSHIAASDHPLRAALAHDLSRMIRKSTVHIRFADGRQLAATRPVLEDVFSVEIARNRVGVPGSVSPWYVMIFLFIVLLSLGESIYSPRLYEYAACIAPKGQEASYMALSYLPFFLAKLFVATFSGVLLARYCPEAGDRHSGTLWLIIALITTIAPVGLVTLRRWIRVPEAGRGD
- a CDS encoding Gfo/Idh/MocA family oxidoreductase codes for the protein MRFSRLCALPVMLAWCGRTTVPAAAAATSIPPTDKVKIGVIGLVHGHVYGFLEDAVRRTDVEIVGLAEPREELLRRYGERHKFPESIRFKDLDQMLDTARPQAAAVFTDTLEHRRVVQACAPRGIHVMMEKPLATTMEHARAIEKAAREGRIHVVVNYETTWYPNTQAAYQLVSKQGRIGPIRKIVAHDGHQGPKEIGMPREFMEWLTDPVRNGGGALFDFGCYGANLATYLMGEQRPLSVTAVTQKLKSDPVYERVDDEATIVLTYPTAQVIIQASWNWPFNRKDIEIYGEQGQYLTVERDMYRMRTLHAAETLNKAEPIAAPMQDSISYLAAVVRGEVLPSGPSSLKVNMIATEILDAARRSAEHGVTIPLPDVMP